In Saccharicrinis fermentans DSM 9555 = JCM 21142, a genomic segment contains:
- a CDS encoding antibiotic biosynthesis monooxygenase → MMRKLVTMLLCCVSLLTNAQDVNSNKMFNLLAKFTVKPEFISGFKEACIHSVYESRKEAGNIEMKLYADDNKDNVFYVYSRWDNRGAYEYHKTLPHSKNMAKVAKATLLTLPEIMTLGLTQPVTVRGTKQVNTDDQEETLFFIFKIKDGYRDKIIKRFQTHVEKSRTEAGNLLFEFYTIDGDENTFVVYENWRNKSVLFDVHLKTPYSEETGALMNEAMVGEMGQYMNFVTELVSNTSEAITKKWEAKGFQFPESIVADPTSDWIYVSNIVSREAPGYISRISKNGKVVDYNWIGGLNQPCGLAIFDDKLYVGDQDKVHIIDIEKAQVIRSLSFVGALSFNDVAIGKNGKVFISDLMSGRIFTIINNKLEVWIENAEFSHPNGLYVDNGNLIVADLGDKLNPDASPQTPGSVYKVNMADKSVEIIKSGFHLGGLDGVTKVGDKYIVTNNSGGELYAVSDKERMLLGTLGRGIADLCAEGNTIYVPNFTGTVNSFTVKSENKTMEKKGSFELIDLGEVKLHAYKTNDMMNDYVLILEKEGKAVMIESPAFWDNFDELRVYLADNKIKVDAIFPSYHPLGASFINTNELADMDVYFTQHVLDYWKSGFGAVMKAGIPKAFGDKVDTSMYKPTVVLKEGETEVAGIKMVITKSYDGFDIEIPEINAVYVHILGHDTHSEILGHEHLESSIKNFKKYLAKGYTNYLSSHYKPETKADMQTKLAYLKEMKKIVSISHTAEEFTQAMYEAFPNYKEGYLPATTRSFFTQEPQGDKH, encoded by the coding sequence ATGATGCGAAAATTAGTAACGATGTTATTGTGCTGTGTTAGTCTGTTAACAAATGCACAAGATGTAAATAGTAACAAAATGTTCAATCTTTTGGCGAAGTTTACTGTAAAACCCGAATTTATTTCTGGATTTAAGGAAGCTTGTATACATAGTGTATATGAATCTAGAAAAGAAGCTGGTAATATTGAAATGAAGCTTTATGCTGATGATAATAAGGACAATGTATTTTATGTGTATTCGCGATGGGATAACAGAGGTGCTTACGAGTATCATAAAACGCTTCCTCATTCTAAAAATATGGCAAAAGTAGCGAAGGCAACTTTGCTTACACTTCCAGAAATAATGACGTTAGGACTTACACAACCTGTTACGGTTCGGGGTACTAAACAAGTAAATACAGATGATCAGGAAGAAACCTTGTTCTTTATTTTCAAAATAAAAGATGGTTATCGCGACAAAATTATTAAAAGGTTCCAAACCCATGTAGAAAAATCGCGCACCGAAGCTGGCAATTTGCTTTTTGAGTTTTATACCATCGATGGCGACGAAAATACCTTTGTGGTGTACGAAAACTGGAGAAACAAATCGGTTTTATTCGATGTGCATTTAAAAACGCCCTACTCAGAAGAAACCGGCGCCTTAATGAACGAAGCCATGGTTGGCGAGATGGGACAATACATGAATTTTGTTACCGAGCTTGTTTCCAATACTTCTGAAGCTATTACTAAAAAGTGGGAAGCTAAAGGTTTTCAATTTCCTGAGTCGATTGTAGCCGATCCAACCAGCGATTGGATTTATGTTTCTAATATCGTGAGCAGAGAAGCGCCCGGCTATATTAGTCGTATTTCTAAAAATGGGAAAGTCGTTGATTATAATTGGATTGGTGGTTTAAATCAGCCTTGCGGTTTGGCCATTTTTGATGATAAACTTTATGTAGGTGATCAGGATAAGGTTCATATTATCGACATAGAAAAGGCTCAGGTTATAAGAAGTTTATCTTTCGTAGGAGCTTTAAGTTTCAATGATGTAGCTATTGGTAAAAATGGCAAGGTTTTTATTTCTGACCTTATGAGTGGACGTATTTTTACTATCATAAACAATAAGTTAGAAGTTTGGATTGAGAATGCCGAATTTTCTCATCCCAATGGATTGTATGTTGACAATGGAAATTTGATAGTTGCAGATTTAGGCGATAAGTTAAATCCCGACGCATCACCACAAACACCAGGTTCGGTTTATAAAGTAAATATGGCTGATAAGAGTGTCGAAATCATTAAGTCGGGTTTTCATCTTGGTGGACTTGATGGCGTGACAAAGGTTGGCGATAAATATATTGTTACCAATAATTCAGGAGGAGAGCTTTATGCCGTTTCCGACAAGGAGCGTATGTTGTTGGGCACTTTAGGACGAGGAATTGCTGATTTATGTGCTGAAGGAAATACTATTTATGTTCCAAATTTTACAGGAACGGTGAATTCATTTACTGTGAAATCTGAAAATAAAACAATGGAAAAGAAAGGAAGCTTTGAGCTTATTGATTTGGGTGAGGTAAAACTACATGCCTACAAAACTAATGATATGATGAACGACTATGTGCTTATCCTTGAAAAAGAAGGAAAAGCTGTGATGATTGAATCACCTGCATTCTGGGATAACTTTGATGAGCTAAGAGTTTATCTGGCTGATAATAAGATAAAGGTGGATGCTATATTTCCATCGTATCATCCACTTGGTGCATCTTTTATCAATACAAATGAATTGGCTGATATGGATGTGTATTTTACACAGCATGTACTGGATTATTGGAAGAGTGGGTTTGGAGCAGTTATGAAAGCAGGTATTCCTAAAGCTTTTGGAGATAAGGTTGATACTTCTATGTATAAACCAACAGTAGTTCTGAAAGAGGGTGAAACTGAAGTTGCAGGAATAAAAATGGTAATCACAAAATCGTATGATGGTTTCGATATTGAAATTCCTGAAATCAATGCGGTATATGTGCATATTTTGGGTCATGATACGCATTCCGAAATTTTGGGACACGAACATCTTGAAAGCAGCATCAAAAATTTCAAAAAATATTTAGCGAAGGGCTACACTAATTATTTAAGTTCACATTATAAGCCAGAAACCAAAGCAGATATGCAAACAAAACTAGCTTATTTAAAAGAGATGAAGAAAATAGTTTCCATATCGCATACTGCTGAAGAATTTACCCAAGCTATGTATGAAGCGTTTCCTAATTATAAAGAGGGTTATTTACCAGCAACAACCCGATCGTTTTTTACTCAAGAACCGCAAGGGGACAAACATTAA
- a CDS encoding carboxymuconolactone decarboxylase family protein — MTKKISRYPVPQLNELPEDVQAILNGAKEKFGFVPNVVKALSHPRIDCKVSKPY, encoded by the coding sequence ATGACAAAAAAAATTAGCAGGTACCCTGTACCACAGTTGAACGAATTACCGGAAGATGTACAGGCAATACTAAACGGTGCAAAAGAAAAGTTTGGTTTTGTACCCAATGTAGTAAAAGCGCTTTCGCATCCTCGTATTGATTGCAAGGTTAGTAAACCCTATTAA
- a CDS encoding IS256 family transposase, which produces MEKKELNPEYIAMRDMALEQLKSGKSLTGKGGVFAPIIKEFLESALEAEMDEHLTSERRSQGNKRNGKGNKTVRSEGGSVDIEPPYDRHGDFEPEIVKKRQTVLADSLAPKIISLYGKGMSLRDIGAYIRDMYDVEVSPTVLSNITDRVIPQVKEWQNRPLDDVYPIVWMDAMHYKVRDGGRVVSRAVYNILAINKSGRKELIGMYISESEGANFWLSVLTDLKSRGVKDILIACTDNLTGFSQAILSIFPDTEIQKCVIHQIRNSLKYVVSKDQKEFMKDLKKVYQAPTKSQAESELINLEVTWGKKYPVVLRSWNDNWEELSAYFKYDAPIRKLIYTTNAVEGFHRQVRKVTKTKGAFSSDMALMKLIYLATENISKKWTQPIQNWALTAQQLCIMFEGRFVINL; this is translated from the coding sequence ATGGAAAAAAAAGAATTGAACCCCGAGTATATCGCTATGCGTGATATGGCACTCGAACAGTTAAAGAGCGGTAAATCCCTGACGGGTAAGGGTGGAGTTTTTGCACCCATTATAAAGGAGTTTTTGGAGAGCGCTTTGGAGGCCGAGATGGACGAGCATTTGACCTCCGAGCGGCGCTCCCAGGGCAATAAGCGCAACGGCAAGGGTAACAAAACGGTTAGATCCGAAGGCGGTAGTGTGGACATTGAACCGCCCTATGACCGCCACGGGGATTTTGAGCCCGAAATAGTAAAGAAGCGGCAGACCGTTTTGGCAGACAGCCTTGCCCCCAAGATTATTAGCCTTTACGGCAAGGGTATGAGCCTACGTGACATCGGAGCATATATCCGGGACATGTACGACGTTGAGGTTTCCCCAACCGTTTTGAGCAACATTACCGACAGGGTGATCCCACAGGTCAAGGAGTGGCAGAACCGACCCCTAGACGATGTTTACCCCATTGTTTGGATGGATGCTATGCACTACAAGGTAAGGGACGGGGGAAGGGTAGTATCGCGCGCCGTATACAATATTTTGGCTATCAACAAAAGCGGCAGGAAGGAACTCATAGGGATGTACATTTCCGAAAGCGAGGGCGCTAACTTCTGGCTGTCGGTATTGACAGACCTAAAGAGCCGCGGAGTAAAGGATATCCTGATTGCCTGTACGGATAATCTGACGGGTTTTTCACAGGCGATATTAAGCATATTCCCCGATACAGAAATTCAAAAGTGCGTGATACACCAAATTCGGAATTCGCTCAAATACGTGGTCTCCAAAGACCAGAAAGAATTTATGAAGGACTTGAAAAAAGTGTACCAAGCCCCAACCAAGTCACAAGCCGAGAGCGAGCTGATTAACCTAGAAGTAACGTGGGGCAAAAAGTACCCCGTGGTGCTGCGCTCGTGGAACGACAACTGGGAGGAGCTGTCCGCTTACTTTAAATATGACGCCCCCATTAGGAAGCTGATTTATACCACAAACGCCGTCGAAGGCTTCCACAGGCAGGTTCGCAAGGTAACCAAGACCAAGGGTGCGTTTTCCAGCGACATGGCTTTGATGAAACTCATTTATCTGGCCACCGAAAACATATCGAAAAAGTGGACTCAACCCATACAGAACTGGGCATTGACAGCCCAGCAGCTTTGTATCATGTTTGAGGGGAGGTTTGTTATCAATCTGTGA
- a CDS encoding RNA-dependent RNA polymerase family protein yields the protein MCLIRRWLRAPLEQDGILIKRRMGVPQGSPISPLLSNIILHELDSEMEKLKLPINKEKNGIRRPVNFQILGLGFVPIYRKGSKDKYQLIVTKKRWQSFRAKLKEETRKINPKLN from the coding sequence ATGTGTTTAATTCGTCGTTGGCTGCGAGCTCCGCTCGAACAAGACGGCATACTAATTAAACGCAGGATGGGTGTTCCACAAGGCAGCCCAATTAGTCCATTACTCTCGAATATTATTCTTCATGAATTAGATTCTGAGATGGAAAAGTTAAAACTCCCTATTAACAAAGAGAAAAATGGTATCAGACGACCTGTGAACTTTCAGATACTGGGCTTGGGCTTTGTGCCTATTTACCGCAAAGGCAGTAAGGATAAATACCAATTAATTGTAACAAAGAAACGATGGCAAAGCTTTAGAGCAAAACTCAAGGAGGAAACCAGAAAGATCAATCCAAAGTTGAATTAA
- a CDS encoding helix-turn-helix transcriptional regulator has product MKDLIQFVKHRRKQLGLTQQDLAERAGVGLRFVRDMEQGKESLRMDKVNEVLALFGHALAPVELKMIEDE; this is encoded by the coding sequence ATGAAGGATCTTATTCAATTTGTGAAGCACCGAAGAAAACAGCTTGGTTTAACACAACAAGATTTAGCAGAGCGAGCTGGTGTTGGTTTGCGTTTTGTTCGAGATATGGAACAAGGTAAAGAATCTTTACGTATGGATAAAGTTAATGAAGTGTTGGCTCTATTCGGTCACGCATTGGCACCTGTAGAATTAAAAATGATTGAAGATGAATAG
- a CDS encoding HipA N-terminal domain-containing protein, whose protein sequence is MNRKGQVFFKDYLAGSIEETETGYRFTYTKEYLAMEDCQPISKTLPVNNKVYTSNTMFPFFDGLIPEGWLLDVAVDNWKLKTNDRMGLLLACCKDCIGAVSILPFKANNHE, encoded by the coding sequence ATGAATAGAAAAGGACAGGTGTTTTTTAAAGACTATTTGGCAGGAAGCATAGAAGAAACAGAAACAGGTTATCGATTTACGTATACGAAAGAATACTTGGCAATGGAAGATTGTCAGCCCATCAGTAAAACATTGCCCGTTAATAATAAGGTATATACTTCAAATACGATGTTCCCTTTTTTTGATGGATTAATTCCTGAAGGTTGGTTATTAGATGTAGCTGTAGACAATTGGAAGTTAAAGACTAATGACCGAATGGGGTTACTTTTAGCTTGTTGTAAAGATTGTATTGGAGCAGTTTCTATTCTTCCATTTAAAGCAAATAATCATGAATAA
- a CDS encoding HipA domain-containing protein produces MNNNCLYCYQPLGEGDKDFHSKCSRKIFGTKEAPILDYSLDQMHELARKVVQSHVTVPGVQAKLAFHFEPKRGQESRLTLVGVWGNYILKPPTTQFANLPENEDLTMHLASLFKIKTVPHSLIRLKSGELAYITKRIDRVKGAKLPMEDLCQLSERLTEDKYKGSMEQVGKVIMQYSSNPLFDAQVFFEVALFSFLTGNADMHLKNFSMIDLDNGLTQLAPAYDLLSTRLVIPEKDDPEELALTMNGRKRKFRIGDFQQLAKSLKLNQKQVDNIFKRFKKAMPTVLDFINNSFLPEDKKLEYRELIQVRASRLFA; encoded by the coding sequence ATGAATAATAATTGTTTATATTGCTATCAGCCTTTAGGTGAAGGAGATAAGGACTTTCATTCAAAATGTTCAAGAAAGATATTCGGAACTAAGGAAGCTCCTATATTGGATTATTCTTTGGATCAGATGCATGAATTGGCAAGAAAGGTAGTTCAAAGCCATGTTACTGTTCCTGGAGTTCAAGCTAAGTTAGCTTTTCATTTCGAGCCTAAAAGAGGGCAAGAGAGCAGATTGACTTTGGTAGGTGTATGGGGAAATTATATTCTGAAGCCTCCGACGACTCAATTTGCTAATCTACCCGAGAATGAGGATTTAACCATGCATTTGGCCAGTCTTTTTAAGATTAAAACTGTACCCCATTCACTAATAAGATTAAAGTCAGGAGAACTTGCGTATATCACAAAAAGAATAGATAGAGTAAAGGGAGCAAAATTACCCATGGAAGATTTATGCCAATTAAGTGAACGCTTGACAGAGGATAAGTATAAAGGTTCCATGGAACAAGTTGGTAAAGTGATTATGCAATATTCATCCAACCCATTATTCGACGCTCAAGTATTTTTTGAAGTAGCTTTATTTTCATTCCTAACGGGAAATGCAGATATGCACTTGAAGAACTTTTCGATGATTGATCTAGATAATGGATTAACACAACTGGCTCCGGCTTACGACCTATTATCAACAAGGTTAGTCATTCCAGAAAAAGACGATCCGGAGGAGTTAGCCCTAACTATGAATGGTAGAAAACGGAAGTTTAGAATTGGTGATTTTCAACAACTAGCAAAGAGCCTAAAGCTAAACCAAAAACAGGTTGATAATATATTTAAGCGATTTAAGAAAGCGATGCCAACCGTTCTAGATTTTATAAATAATTCCTTCTTGCCTGAAGATAAGAAATTAGAATATAGAGAGTTAATTCAAGTGAGAGCTAGCAGGCTTTTTGCATAG
- a CDS encoding IS1634 family transposase, protein MDVNSIKNKDVREIGSEWMCHQALEQLQFGGFLEKQGWSDHDINLAKTHLISRAVYPASELKTSKWIKENSSVCEITGTDIGKVTKDKLYRISNKLYEVKEALENHLSVRTNELFDIKDKIVLYDLTNTYFEGRKEHSSIAKFGRSKEKRSDAKLVVLALVINVEGFIKYSSILEGNMADSKHLKA, encoded by the coding sequence ATTGATGTCAATAGCATCAAAAATAAAGATGTCCGCGAAATTGGTTCAGAGTGGATGTGCCACCAGGCATTGGAACAACTCCAGTTTGGAGGCTTTCTTGAAAAACAAGGATGGAGCGACCACGATATAAATCTGGCAAAAACACATCTTATTAGCCGAGCCGTATATCCTGCATCCGAACTTAAAACAAGTAAATGGATAAAAGAAAACTCATCGGTATGCGAAATTACGGGAACCGACATAGGAAAAGTTACTAAAGATAAGCTGTATCGGATTTCCAATAAATTATATGAAGTAAAAGAAGCTTTGGAAAACCACCTTTCTGTCAGAACCAACGAACTATTCGACATTAAGGACAAAATCGTATTGTACGATCTTACCAATACTTATTTTGAAGGACGAAAAGAACACAGCAGTATAGCGAAATTTGGCCGGAGCAAGGAGAAACGGAGCGATGCAAAGTTGGTGGTGCTTGCCTTGGTGATAAATGTAGAAGGATTTATAAAATATTCATCCATACTTGAAGGTAATATGGCCGATTCAAAACACTTGAAGGCATGA
- a CDS encoding exonuclease SbcCD subunit D C-terminal domain-containing protein: protein MVIDAGIATDDNLKMIASKGYDYLCVSRVHLTKYTIDANAKTVSVYDNKKRKIELCRVKSERNNDYYLKVKSEAKKLKERSMNEQFQARFEEGLRKINESLSKKEA from the coding sequence GTGGTAATCGATGCGGGGATAGCCACGGATGACAACCTGAAAATGATTGCCTCAAAAGGATATGATTATTTGTGCGTAAGCCGTGTACACCTTACTAAATACACTATTGATGCAAATGCAAAAACGGTATCAGTTTACGATAATAAAAAACGTAAAATTGAATTGTGCCGGGTTAAATCAGAAAGAAACAATGATTATTACCTCAAAGTAAAAAGCGAAGCAAAAAAGCTGAAGGAGCGTTCGATGAACGAGCAGTTCCAAGCTAGGTTCGAAGAAGGACTTCGAAAAATTAACGAAAGCCTGAGCAAAAAGGAGGCGTAA